A portion of the Sphingomonas sp. genome contains these proteins:
- a CDS encoding MucR family transcriptional regulator codes for MSEQSNTDPVELASDLTIAWLSNPNNRATMDDVSTFLRKMHADVIELSGGVASAKVASEEPASEEFTPAVSVRKSLASKDHIISLIDGKPYRTLRRHLSTHGLTPEEYRARYNLKADYPMVAPTYSEQRRAMAHKIGLGAKGRAARNAPAETPAPKPARKPRAKAAPTA; via the coding sequence ATGTCTGAGCAGAGCAATACCGATCCCGTTGAACTCGCAAGCGACCTCACCATTGCCTGGTTGTCAAACCCGAACAATCGCGCGACGATGGACGATGTCTCCACCTTTCTGCGAAAGATGCATGCAGATGTGATTGAGCTTTCAGGTGGCGTCGCGAGCGCGAAAGTTGCGAGCGAAGAACCTGCGTCGGAAGAATTCACGCCGGCCGTCTCGGTCCGCAAATCGCTGGCCTCGAAAGACCACATCATTTCACTGATCGACGGCAAGCCGTACCGGACGCTGCGCCGGCATCTGAGCACGCACGGTCTGACGCCCGAGGAATATCGTGCGCGCTACAATCTGAAGGCCGACTATCCGATGGTGGCGCCGACCTATTCGGAACAGCGCCGCGCGATGGCGCACAAGATCGGCCTGGGTGCCAAGGGCCGCGCAGCACGCAATGCGCCTGCTGAAACGCCAGCCCCGAAGCCCGCGCGCAAGCCACGCGCGAAGGCGGCACCGACTGCCTAA
- a CDS encoding conjugal transfer protein TraD yields the protein MRKPRDFDSELKALDNKARQLKQAKLQQLGELVVATGADALAVEQLAGALLAAVSASDMIAREDWRQRGADFFQRQGKARGGARPRAASAAAADGGTAPAGSPAGAE from the coding sequence ATGCGCAAACCACGTGACTTCGATTCGGAGCTGAAGGCGCTCGACAACAAGGCGCGACAGCTCAAACAAGCCAAGCTCCAGCAGCTCGGCGAACTGGTGGTCGCGACCGGTGCCGATGCGCTGGCAGTCGAGCAACTGGCGGGCGCGCTGCTCGCCGCTGTTAGCGCGTCCGACATGATCGCACGGGAGGACTGGCGCCAGCGTGGCGCTGACTTCTTTCAGCGGCAGGGCAAAGCTCGCGGTGGCGCTCGTCCGCGTGCGGCATCAGCTGCGGCAGCTGACGGCGGCACGGCACCGGCTGGAAGCCCAGCGGGCGCGGAATGA
- a CDS encoding IS3 family transposase (programmed frameshift), translating to MKRSRFSEEQIIGILREQEAGSSTADVCPKHGVSSATFYKWKATYGGMDVSQARKLKVLEDENARLKRLLADAMLDNAVLKEVAGKKLVKPAARRRAVEDVRQIFGISERRACAILSVDRSSMRYAHRRGDDGDLRSRLREIALERRRFCYRRLGIMLAREGIVMNHKKLLRLYREENLRVRRRRGRKRAMGTRAPMAHPQGPNQRWSLNFVSDTLVCSRRIRILAVVDDFTRENLALVVDTSLSGARVARELDAIIAVRGRPLMIVSDNGTELTSLAILRWAQDRQIEWHYIAPGKPQQNGYIESFNGRLRDECLNETLFASLSHARSVLSNWRNDYNHVRPHSGIGGLTPADAAKRVVQTHPPGHPGSPGLYL from the exons ATGAAGCGCAGCAGGTTTTCAGAAGAGCAGATCATCGGGATTCTGCGCGAGCAGGAGGCCGGGTCGTCGACGGCAGACGTGTGTCCGAAGCACGGTGTAAGCAGCGCGACGTTCTACAAGTGGAAGGCGACGTATGGCGGCATGGACGTGTCGCAGGCGCGCAAGCTGAAGGTGCTCGAGGACGAGAACGCGCGGCTGAAACGGCTGCTGGCCGATGCGATGCTCGACAATGCGGTGCTGAAGGAAGTTGCCG GCAAAAAACTGGTGAAGCCTGCCGCTCGCCGAAGGGCTGTCGAGGACGTGCGGCAGATCTTCGGCATCAGCGAGCGTCGGGCATGCGCCATTCTGAGCGTGGATCGGTCGTCGATGCGCTATGCGCATCGGCGTGGTGATGATGGCGACCTGCGGTCGCGGCTTCGCGAGATCGCGCTTGAGCGCCGTCGGTTCTGCTATCGGCGGCTTGGGATCATGCTGGCCCGAGAAGGGATCGTCATGAACCACAAGAAATTGCTGCGGCTGTATCGCGAGGAGAATCTGCGGGTCCGTCGTCGCCGCGGCCGCAAACGGGCGATGGGCACGCGGGCGCCGATGGCGCACCCGCAGGGGCCGAACCAGCGGTGGAGCCTGAACTTTGTGAGCGATACGCTGGTGTGCAGCCGGCGCATCCGCATCCTTGCCGTCGTCGACGACTTCACGCGGGAGAACCTGGCACTGGTGGTGGATACCTCGCTGTCGGGCGCTCGTGTCGCTCGCGAGCTCGACGCGATCATCGCGGTGCGCGGCAGGCCCCTGATGATCGTCAGCGACAACGGGACCGAACTGACCAGCCTGGCGATCCTGCGCTGGGCGCAGGACCGGCAAATCGAGTGGCATTACATCGCGCCGGGCAAGCCGCAGCAGAATGGCTACATCGAGAGCTTCAACGGTCGCTTGCGCGACGAGTGCCTGAACGAGACGCTGTTCGCCTCGCTGAGCCATGCCCGCTCGGTGCTGAGCAACTGGCGAAACGACTACAATCATGTGCGGCCGCATAGCGGCATAGGCGGGCTGACGCCTGCCGATGCCGCCAAGCGCGTTGTGCAAACCCACCCGCCAGGGCATCCTGGCAGCCCCGGACTCTACTTATGA
- a CDS encoding sigma factor-like helix-turn-helix DNA-binding protein, producing MMRWLRLRRMRRAFRALPERDRAIFGSVRFDDCDYIETAQRHDCTVEEVEQTVARVLIALGRAERGEQP from the coding sequence ATGATGCGCTGGCTTCGACTGCGGCGGATGCGCCGCGCCTTTCGTGCGCTGCCGGAGCGAGATCGAGCAATTTTCGGATCGGTGCGGTTCGATGATTGCGATTACATCGAAACGGCCCAGCGGCATGACTGCACCGTGGAAGAAGTCGAGCAAACCGTCGCCCGCGTGCTGATCGCGCTGGGTCGAGCGGAGCGGGGCGAACAGCCATGA
- a CDS encoding HEPN domain-containing protein: MRTSLDHLPPAKQRELERVVQILFQEFGDAIAIATSDWKKQARILKVILYGSYARGGWVDEPHTAKGYQSDFDLLVIVNSDKLTDRVEFWATAEDRLNRELAITKTLRTPVNFIVHTLQEVNDGLAHGRYFFMDVARDGIALYESDPSELHKPKPKTPPQAVAMAREYFEEWLPAAMSRFKLARYAMAEGLNKDAAFDLHQTAERLYHCVLLVCTFYTPHVHNLAFLRTQAERIDPRLIDAWPRDQRVDRSRFEKLKEAYVKARYSKHYRISTEELTWLGERVEVLGQAVQVICEERIAALEQAAAA, translated from the coding sequence ATGAGGACCAGCCTCGACCATCTGCCCCCAGCCAAGCAGCGCGAGCTGGAGCGTGTCGTCCAGATCCTGTTCCAGGAATTCGGCGACGCGATCGCCATTGCCACGTCGGACTGGAAGAAGCAGGCGCGCATCCTCAAGGTCATCCTCTACGGCAGCTACGCGCGCGGCGGCTGGGTCGATGAGCCCCACACCGCAAAGGGCTATCAGTCGGACTTCGACCTGCTGGTCATCGTCAACAGCGACAAGCTAACCGACCGCGTCGAGTTCTGGGCGACGGCCGAGGATCGGCTCAACCGCGAACTGGCGATCACCAAGACGCTACGCACCCCCGTCAATTTCATCGTGCACACCCTGCAGGAGGTGAACGATGGGCTGGCGCACGGGCGGTACTTCTTCATGGACGTCGCCCGCGACGGCATCGCGCTCTACGAGAGCGATCCGAGCGAACTGCACAAGCCGAAGCCCAAGACGCCGCCGCAGGCAGTGGCGATGGCCCGAGAGTATTTTGAAGAATGGCTGCCGGCTGCGATGTCACGCTTCAAGCTAGCGCGGTATGCCATGGCAGAAGGCCTCAACAAGGACGCGGCATTCGACCTTCATCAGACCGCCGAGCGCTTGTATCACTGCGTGCTGCTAGTCTGCACCTTCTACACGCCCCACGTGCATAATTTGGCCTTCCTGCGTACCCAGGCAGAGCGCATCGACCCGAGGCTGATCGACGCTTGGCCGCGCGATCAGCGCGTCGATCGCTCGCGGTTCGAGAAGCTGAAGGAAGCCTATGTGAAGGCGCGCTATTCGAAGCATTACCGCATCAGCACCGAGGAACTGACGTGGCTGGGCGAACGCGTCGAGGTGCTGGGACAGGCGGTGCAGGTGATCTGCGAAGAGCGCATCGCGGCGCTGGAGCAAGCTGCCGCCGCATGA
- a CDS encoding conjugal transfer protein TraD, which produces MKRRERTRQLIELGGLVAKAGLVELTDDDRAVLFGVMIDAAATLKGAQRDHALTLWRRRGRRAFEQLQNE; this is translated from the coding sequence GTGAAGCGCCGCGAACGAACGCGCCAGCTGATCGAGCTGGGCGGGTTGGTCGCAAAAGCCGGACTTGTCGAACTTACCGACGATGATCGCGCCGTATTGTTCGGCGTGATGATCGACGCTGCCGCCACGCTCAAAGGCGCACAACGCGATCACGCGCTTACGTTATGGCGAAGACGTGGACGTCGCGCGTTCGAGCAGCTGCAGAATGAGTAA